A single region of the Candidatus Methylomirabilis sp. genome encodes:
- a CDS encoding helix-turn-helix transcriptional regulator yields MARPLLPAAPLHRVLRRLRAAESLTWEELAAQAGVTPRHLFRLLAAERISEGVADRIACRLGLHPVLLWPTEWLRTDAEGRCGGADSEAV; encoded by the coding sequence ATGGCCCGTCCCCTCCTGCCGGCCGCCCCGCTCCACCGCGTTCTCCGAAGGCTTAGGGCCGCCGAGAGTCTCACCTGGGAGGAACTCGCCGCCCAGGCCGGGGTGACACCCCGTCATCTCTTTAGGCTGCTCGCCGCCGAACGCATCTCGGAGGGAGTGGCTGACCGGATCGCCTGCCGGCTCGGCCTCCACCCCGTGCTGCTGTGGCCCACCGAGTGGCTGCGGACGGACGCGGAAGGGCGCTGCGGCGGCGCCGACAGTGAGGCGGTCTGA